The Verrucomicrobium spinosum DSM 4136 = JCM 18804 DNA segment CCTCGCCGCCTGGACCATGCTCTGCAACCAGATGATGAACCTTGATGAGGTGCTGAATAAGTAGCCAGTAAAAAGTTAAGAGTAAAAAGTGAAAAGTTGTTCCGCGAACTCATCCCTCTCTTAGCTTTTCCCTTCTCCCTCATCCCTTTTCCCTCTTTCATCCTATGTCCCTTCTCGCAGACCACAACCTCTTCGAAACCCGCCGCCAGTTCTTCGCTCGAGGAAAGAACGCCCTGGGCTACGCGGCTCTGACCAGCCTGCTGGGTGAAGGTCTGGCGCGGCAGGCGGCGGCCAGCAGCTCCGGGGCAGCCAGCGGGCTGGGGCCGCACTTCGCGCCCAAGGCCAAGCGCGTGATCTATCTCCACATGGTGGGAGGGCCCTCCCAGATGGACCTCTTCGACTACAAGCCGGGCATGAAGGAGTGGTATGACAAGGATCTGCCCGCCAGCATTCGCAATGGGCAGCGTCTCACCACCATGACCAGCGGTCAGGCCCGCTTCCCCATTGCCCCGTCCAAGTACGAGTTCTCCCAAGTGGGACAGTGCGGCATGTGGCTGAACACGGAGCTGCTGCCCCACCTTGGCACCTGCGCGGATGACATCTGCTGGATGCGCAGCCTCCACACGGAGGCCATCAACCACGAGCCCGCCATCACCGCCATGCAGACTGGCAACCAGATCACAGGGCGCCCCTGCCTCGGCTCTTGGGCTTCTTACGGCCTGGGTAGCATGAACCAGAACCTGCCCTCCTTCGTCGTGATGGTCGCCACCCCGACCAATCGCGAGCAGGAGCAGGCCATCTCCTCCCGGCTCTGGTCCAGCGGCTTCCTCCCTGGGGAGCACGCAGGCGTCTCCTTCCGCAGCAAGGGCGATCCCATTCTCTTCATCAACAACCCGCCCGGGGTGCCTTCGTCTGTCCGGCGTCGCACGCTGGACGGCCTGAATGCGCTGAACGAGCTCAACTACAACCTCGTAGGGGATCCAGAGACGCACACCCGCATCAAGCAGTATGAAATGGCCTTCCGCATGCAGGCCAGCGTGCCCGAGCTCACCGACATCAGCAAGGAGCCTGAGCACATCTACAAGCTCTATGGAGAAGAGGCCCGCAAGCCCGGAACCTTTGCCAACAGCGTCCTCATGGCGCGCCGCCTTGCCGAGCGCGGCGTGCGCTTCGTCCAGATCTACCACAACAACTGGGATCACCACTCCAACGTAAACGGCCGCATGCCCGCCCAGTGCAAGGACGTTGACCAGCCCTGCGCCGCCCTCATCCGCGATCTCAAGCAGCGCGGCATGTTCGATGACACCCTCATCATCTGGGGCGGCGAGTTCGGCCGCACCATCTACAGCCAGGGCGGTCTCACCAAGACCAACTACGGTCGCGACCATCATCCCCGCTGCTTCAGCATGTGGATGGCCGGGGGCGGTGCCGCAGGTGGCCACATTCACGGGGAGACAGACGAGTTCAGCTACAACATCGTCAAGGATCCGCTCCACATCCGCGACTTCCACGCCACCATCCTGAACCTCCTGGGCTACAACCACGACCGGTTCACCTTCAAGTTTCAGGGTCTCGACTCCAAGCTTACCGGTGTAGAGCCCGCTCGTGTGGTGAAGCAGTTGATCGCCTGACCCGGAGAGGTGCCCGCCTCAGTTCGAAGCTGATCCCCAGCGGGGATCTCTAGCACAGCCCAACGTTGGACGAGCCCTAAGCGAGTCAACGTTGGGTAACGTCAGAGAAGCTTTCAACGCTGAAAGCGTTGTGTAGATGCTCCGTCTCCTGAGTCGGCACCTTGGCAGGACAGAACTTCAGCAGAGATTTCGGTGCCACCACACCGGGAGTCTGATACACTCATACTCCCATGTTCCAGCACCCTGAGGACTATGAGTACGTGAGCCTGCTGGAGGCGCACTGGCAGGCCGTTCAGGCAGAAGCCTTGCAACTCGACCTCGACCACTTCACGAGCTGGCCAGAGAAATTCCTCTACGACTCCGGTTGGCGCGTCTTCGGCCTCTATGGCTTTGGCCGCAAGCTGGAGCGCAACTGTGAACTCTGCCCAGAAACCACCGCCCTCATCGAGCAGATCGACGGCCTCGTCACCGCAGGCTTCTCCAGGCTCGAACCCCGCACCCACATCCGCGCCCATTGCGGCTACACCAACCAGGTGCTCCGCTGCCATCTCCCCCTTAAAGTACCCGCTCTGGGCAGGTGCGAACTGCGCGTGGGTCACGACATCCGTTCCTGGCAACCCGGGCGTTGTCTGGTCTTCGACGACACCACTGAGCACGAAGCCTGGAACGACACCGAAGAAGACCGGATCATCCTGCTGATGGACGTGAAACGCGATCCCAAGTCCGGAGATGTGACCGTGCCCGAAGGTTTGCTGGAGCAGTTTAAGCTGAGTTAGGCGGGGTGAGGTGAACTGAAAATCCTCACACAAAGGCACGAAGGCACAAAGGGTTCAATGATCTGCGCGTGCGGGCGTTGCAGGCCGCCCTCCGACATCGAAGGCTCTGATACCCCCAACCTACGCGTCACCGCTTTCGCTCCCGATGTGAGCTCCTCACCCCCATTCCAACCCGACCACAAAGGCCGCACCTTCTACAGCATCCTCCGGGGGCGTAGTCCGGTTGTCCCAACCGGCTGGAGAGCGGAGTGATCGATAGGGCATAATCAGGAAACTACCCAACTCCCCTGCGCATCAGTCGCGCCACCCACAGCAGCCAATACCGATCCCGCATGCGGGACTCTGCACTACATTAAGCAGCCAACCGCACCCCTCCCCATGCCGAAGGCATCCCAGAAGGTATCCAGGGGCCGGGCGAGTCTCACGAGCCCATGCCCCTGGACCACTCAAAAAAGAAACTCCATCCTGAAGGGATGGAAGGGACGTCCGCCTCCGCTCACCTGCTCCGGTTCGAACTCGTCACAGAGCTTCCGAAAGCGGCGATTCTCGCGCGCACTCCCAAAGATGCTTCGCATCCAGGTGTTGTTTCCAAGATCGCTTTAAATTCTTCCCTCCGCCCTCCGACATCGAAAGCCCCACGCACAGCCGAGCCACCCATCACCGCCCTCCACCTGAGCGCGCAGCGCTTTTGGGACTGCGGTGAGCATCACCGCTTTCGCGCCCCTTGTGATCTCCTTACACTCTCCCGCTCTCAGCAGCGCCCACTGCCCCCAAGCCTGCAGCCCGGGGAGCGCCCGCATCCTGCGGGCTGTTCTCGGCATCTTGCCGAGAACGTCGGCCGCTCACGCCCTTCACTCCGCCTGATGCCGATACCGATGCCCGTGCCGATTACCAATCTGCGCCACTCACCTCTCACCTCTCACCCGCCACCTACACCGCACTCTTCCCCTTCTTCCCACTCCCGTCTCCCTTCCCTTTCCCCACCGGGCGGTTCGTCCATTCCTCCTTGCTCAGCTTCCCGTCGTGGTCCTTGTCCCAGCGGGCAAACCGCTTCTCCGCTTTGGCCTCGTTCTTCTTGGCGAACTTCGTCACCTTGAATTCATCCTTGGTCACGAAGCCGTCGTTGTTTCCATCCAGCTTCCCGAACCGCTTTTCCATCCTGCTCTTCACCGCAGCGGGATCCTTCTTGTCGGCCTTGGAATGGGCATCGGCCGTCGCAGTCGGGCTGGCCTGGGCGAGCACGGCGGTCAAAGCCACCGCGGCATAAGTAAGCATCGTTTTCATAGAGTCAGAGTACTTGGGAGTTTGGACAATACTGGTGCGCCTCAACTGGATCTCCCAAAAGAAGCCCAGCGACCGCATCCTTCTCCCTTAGTCGTTCCCGACCGCCCCCTTATTCACCCCCATTTCCTCCGCTCTACCAGATGCCGATCAGCCCCGCGCCCCTCCCCCCGTTCCCTTGCCCCTTATCCCTCTTCCCTTGCCCTCCTACACTCCCACCGCCCCATACCCACTGCCTCGGGAGCAGTGCTCAAACAAATGCCCCGCCACCTCGTGCGCGGCGACGCTGCTGGAGCGCGGCAGTTTGGGCAGGTCTCCGATCAGCACCGGCCAGTCCTGGGGATCTTCCGGCACGCGACCGTGCGAACCCTTCACCAGCGTCGCATCCAGCGGGATCACGTCGAAAAGCGTGCGCATCCTCAGCGACTTGAGCGCCAGCTTCGAGCCCAGCTTCAGCTTCGGGAACTTGATCGCCGGATCGAGGAACAACTCGACCGGGTCATAGCCGCACTTGCGATGAATGTCCACGCACCGGGCGAAGTCCGGCGCGAGCTTGTCGTCCATCCAGTAGTAGTAGGTGAACCAGCTCCGGAAATCCGCCACCGCCACGAGATCACCGCTGCGCTCGTGGTCCAGCCCTGCAAAGAACTTCTCCTGCTTGCCCAACACCTGCTGCACTCCGGTGGTGCCCTCCAGAAGCGTCCGCACCTCTGAGATCATCGCGGGGTCATTCACATAGATATGCGCGAGCTGGTGGTCCGCGATCGCAAACACCTTGCTGCCCCCCAGATCCAGCGTCTCCGTGCCCAACTCGTCCTTGATGGAAAGCCAGCCCTTCTCGCGAAACACCCGGTTCAGATGCACGGGCCGCTCCACATCCGTGATGCCGTACTCGGAGAGCAGCAGCACCTTGATGTTGCGCTGTTCATAGAACCGGATCAGCCCCCCCACCACATCATCAATCTCGTGCAGGGCCTTCGTGATCTTGGTCATGTCCAGCCCGTAGCGCTGCAGGTCATAGTCCAGGTGCGGCAGATACACCAGGGAAAGGCTCGGCCAGCATTTCTCCTCCACCCACTTCGCCGACTCGGCAATCCAGGCCGTGCTGCGGATGCTGGAGGCCGGGCCCCAGAAATGCGGGAAGGGAAACGCCCCCAGGTCCTTCTTGATCCGGTCCCGCATGCCCATCGGTTGCGTATGGATGTCGAAGACCTTCCGACCGTCCGCCGGATAGAGCGGCCGCGGTGTGATCGAGTAGTCTGCCGTGGAGTACATGTTGTACCACCAGAAGAGCTTGGCACAGGTGAACTCCGGGTCCACCCGGCGCAGGGAGTCCCAGAGCTTCTCCCCTGCCACCAGGCGGTTGCTCTGTTTCCAAAA contains these protein-coding regions:
- a CDS encoding aspartyl/asparaginyl beta-hydroxylase domain-containing protein; translation: MFQHPEDYEYVSLLEAHWQAVQAEALQLDLDHFTSWPEKFLYDSGWRVFGLYGFGRKLERNCELCPETTALIEQIDGLVTAGFSRLEPRTHIRAHCGYTNQVLRCHLPLKVPALGRCELRVGHDIRSWQPGRCLVFDDTTEHEAWNDTEEDRIILLMDVKRDPKSGDVTVPEGLLEQFKLS
- a CDS encoding DUF1501 domain-containing protein — protein: MSLLADHNLFETRRQFFARGKNALGYAALTSLLGEGLARQAAASSSGAASGLGPHFAPKAKRVIYLHMVGGPSQMDLFDYKPGMKEWYDKDLPASIRNGQRLTTMTSGQARFPIAPSKYEFSQVGQCGMWLNTELLPHLGTCADDICWMRSLHTEAINHEPAITAMQTGNQITGRPCLGSWASYGLGSMNQNLPSFVVMVATPTNREQEQAISSRLWSSGFLPGEHAGVSFRSKGDPILFINNPPGVPSSVRRRTLDGLNALNELNYNLVGDPETHTRIKQYEMAFRMQASVPELTDISKEPEHIYKLYGEEARKPGTFANSVLMARRLAERGVRFVQIYHNNWDHHSNVNGRMPAQCKDVDQPCAALIRDLKQRGMFDDTLIIWGGEFGRTIYSQGGLTKTNYGRDHHPRCFSMWMAGGGAAGGHIHGETDEFSYNIVKDPLHIRDFHATILNLLGYNHDRFTFKFQGLDSKLTGVEPARVVKQLIA
- a CDS encoding EF-hand domain-containing protein — protein: MKTMLTYAAVALTAVLAQASPTATADAHSKADKKDPAAVKSRMEKRFGKLDGNNDGFVTKDEFKVTKFAKKNEAKAEKRFARWDKDHDGKLSKEEWTNRPVGKGKGDGSGKKGKSAV
- a CDS encoding alkaline phosphatase family protein, coding for MQRTAILNVVGLTPRLICDATPEIRAFMERNRIARVQPTLPAVTCTAQSTYLTGRLPRDHGVVANGWYDREYAEHRFWKQSNRLVAGEKLWDSLRRVDPEFTCAKLFWWYNMYSTADYSITPRPLYPADGRKVFDIHTQPMGMRDRIKKDLGAFPFPHFWGPASSIRSTAWIAESAKWVEEKCWPSLSLVYLPHLDYDLQRYGLDMTKITKALHEIDDVVGGLIRFYEQRNIKVLLLSEYGITDVERPVHLNRVFREKGWLSIKDELGTETLDLGGSKVFAIADHQLAHIYVNDPAMISEVRTLLEGTTGVQQVLGKQEKFFAGLDHERSGDLVAVADFRSWFTYYYWMDDKLAPDFARCVDIHRKCGYDPVELFLDPAIKFPKLKLGSKLALKSLRMRTLFDVIPLDATLVKGSHGRVPEDPQDWPVLIGDLPKLPRSSSVAAHEVAGHLFEHCSRGSGYGAVGV